CTTCGGCGACAATCAGCGCGGCGATTTCATCCGCCCGCTCGCGAATACCGGCAGCAATTTTGCGCAACCACCCCGCCCGCTCAATAGCTGGCAGCGCTTCCCAACCGGGCTGTGCGCGTTCAGCTGCCTGAATCGCCCGTTGTGCATCCTCCGCGCTCCCGTCAGGAATGCGCGAAAGCAGCGCTTCCGTCGCCGGGTTGATAACATCAATCCAGGCATCACCGCGGCCAGATTCAAACTGACCGTCAATGTACATAGGGTGTTGAACGGGTGCTGTCATGGTTTGCTCCTGTGGAGTTATTGTTTTTAACAAGTGAATTTAATGTTAAAAACTATCTCCTGAACGGCAAATCGACAGTCCGGACGCGCATTATTGTGAGTTATTTCATAAAAATAGATGAGTTAGACGCAGAAAAAATCACAATTTCGTAACACATAATGCCCGTTTGCGATAACTCTGACTCAAACGGGCAAATTTTTCGATTCAGTGCTTAGCAGCAATTCGTTGAAAGGGGATCTGAAGGTGTTTTCAGGAATATGTTGTTGAAGTGGAATACTCCGTTCACGTCTGTTCTGTACACCTTATTATTTCCTCTACGAGTGAAAGGCATGGGGGGGCGTTTCGCCCGCCCCCCATGACCCCCGGCATTGCGCTGAAAATTGCCGCTACGCGGTTCGCTCCACTTCGGCTTCATCTGGCGGCCAGCCCTGGATGCGCGCCTGCGTTCTCGCCAATTTCCTTGATGCGCCAACCCCATCGCTGCAAGCCCGCATTTAAAACCACTGACTAAAGAACCTAACCCAGCGTTCGCGCGCTCAGCGCATCGGACAACAGACGATCATCGCGCAGCGTCTCCCACGCCTGCACAATATGCGGCGGAATATCCACATGGGCGATAAACCCCTTACCCAGCGGACCGTATCCCTGCGGATTATCTGCCAGCCGCGGCAGTTCGCCGAGGATTAACGCCAGATAGCGCCCAACCGGCCACAGACCCTCTTGCTCACCACTGAAGGTTAAACCGTTATCACTATTACACAGCACAGGCGAGCAGCCCGGCGTGCTGTACCATTGCGGCGCAGCGGTCTCCTCCCCCTGCCAGACGCGGGCAAACGTCGCCATCGTTCTGCGCTGCATCGTCGGGTCTTGAATCACCACGCCCGTGCGATGTGCAATCTCTCTATCTTCGAGCATTTGTCGGGTAAAGCGCGCGTTCTCTCCGCAGTTGGTGGAGCGGTCTTCCACCACAATCCTTTCACGAGGAATCTGCCAGAACTGATGGGCGATATCAGCAAGAATATGCGACTCGGCGCGCCCCGATACCGACAGCATCCGGTAGCGAGAGTCGCTCAACACCGCATCATATAAAAATGAGGTGGAATGGCCGATGCCACCACTGATCAGTAACGGCACAGCGTGACGTACCGCCAGCTGGCAGGCAAAATCAATGGTCGGGATCACCGCATTGCCCGCCAGTACCACCACATCTATTTGCGGATCCTGCGACAAATCATCCTGCGCCAGCCAAGCCCCCAGCCGGTTTGCCGCGTCTAATGTGGCCTCCGGCAGCGATGGAAAATATTCTGACATGCTCTCTCCTTTTCACTCAATGTCATCTTGAGCATCATCATAAACCGCTCAGGCCTTTAATCGTCAATAAACGAGAATCTGTAACAAGATTGAAATAACAAGAAACGTCCAAAAACAGCGTGGTTGCACCTGAATAA
This Klebsiella sp. RHBSTW-00484 DNA region includes the following protein-coding sequences:
- a CDS encoding YdcF family protein, whose translation is MSEYFPSLPEATLDAANRLGAWLAQDDLSQDPQIDVVVLAGNAVIPTIDFACQLAVRHAVPLLISGGIGHSTSFLYDAVLSDSRYRMLSVSGRAESHILADIAHQFWQIPRERIVVEDRSTNCGENARFTRQMLEDREIAHRTGVVIQDPTMQRRTMATFARVWQGEETAAPQWYSTPGCSPVLCNSDNGLTFSGEQEGLWPVGRYLALILGELPRLADNPQGYGPLGKGFIAHVDIPPHIVQAWETLRDDRLLSDALSARTLG